The DNA region TCAAAACGCGGCGTTGTTCGCCACGAGCTGTTGTCTATTTCTACGGGCAACATGGCGTCCAACCCATAGGCTATCCTGGATAGAGTTTCCCCAGTGGTTGAGTGCTGTGTTGTATTGTAGGACAAGATTACAACTGGGAGTTCATCCAACCAGGCTCCCTTCGCCTCCGAGAGTCCGCGTTTCAATCCCCGTAAAATTACCTTGTTCGCTGACTCCGCTTGCCTGTTAGTTTGAGGATGTTCTACTGAAGAGAATCTTCTTTGGATACCCATCTCTTCGCAGAATTCTTTCGTTTGGTTACTTGCAAACTGCGTCCCGTTATCTAAAACGATCACACTTGGTACCCCGAATCAGCATACAATTATTTTCCAGTAAAAACCCACGATCTTGGCTGCTGTAATGCTTGCGAGGGGCTCTACTtccacccatttggtgaagtaatccacCACTACAAtgatgaacttcatttgtgacctgGCGGTGGGGAAAGGCCCAAcgaggtcaactccccacatggcgaagggccatggggagCTAATCGTGGCTAACTGTTCCGCTGGGGCCCTGGGCTAGtctgcaaacacttgacatttttaacattttttcaCGAATTCTACACAGTCTTTTCTTATTGTAGGCCAATAAAAGCCTGCTCTGAGAACTTTGCTAGCCagagaccttcccccgatgtgacTAGCACAAACCCCCCCGTGAACCTCCGCCATGACAGCCTCGTATTTCCCGGGCGGGAGACATCTCAGGAGTGGCGAACTAAATCCTCGCCGAAAGAGGATCCCATCAAGTAGAGTGTAGTGCCCTTCCTCTCTTCTTTGTTCCTTCGAGTATTTTACCACCGCGCTTGGCTCACCCGCCAAGATGTCTACGATGAGGTCCATCCAGGTTTCTTGGCGGCCAACAGAGGCTACCAACTCTCCTTCAATGCTAGGATTAGCGAGCGTCTCCTGGATCACGCTCCGGTTGTTCCCAAGCTTTCGAGTGCTGGCTAAACTTGCCAAGGCGTCCGCCCTTTGGTTCTGCGCCCTTGGCACGTACTCAACTATCACCTCCTGTAGTCGACCCATTAGCAGTCGCACGCGCTCTAGATATTTCATCAAGGCCGACTCTTTCACCTGGAATTTCCCATTCATCTAGTTTGCTACTAGCAACGAGTCCGTCCTACCAGCAGACTATCAATATGTACCTCAGTTGCTAGCTTCAGCCCGGTGATCAGAGCCTTATACTCTTCCTGGTTGTTGCTGGCTTTGAACTGGAATCTGAGGGACTGCCCCAATACCAACTCCCCAGGCCCTTGTAGTGTGACCCCTGCTCCACTTCCATTGTCATTTGATGACCCGTCGACGAACAATATCCATTGCGTGCTTACCTTCTCACCGCCTTCCGGCGTCAATtctaccacaaaatcagccaaaGTCTGCGCACCGACCTTCCCCCTTTTATCGTATTGTAAACCatattctgacaattcaaccgaccaagCGACAAGTCTTTCGGACAAATCTGGCTTCTGCAACAGCTGTCTCAAAGCAAGGtcagttcttatttttacctgaaagctttgaaagTAGGGTCTTAGGCGTCGGGCAGTAATGAGGACGGTGAGCGCAGCCTTctctatcttctgatacctAATTTCCGCCCCTTGGAGTGTATGGCTTACGaagtaaattattttttgttctCCATTTACCTCCTGAAGAATTACAGAGCTGATTGCATGATCACTCACAGAAAAATATAAGTGCAAAGGGAGGCCTTGGGTAGGTTTTGACAGCACGGgtggtgtaagacctggatttacagacaAGTttatttccgactcacgcgtagaatcagtgtaagcgtgacaggagtttgttgtttgagaaagatcaatgaagaagaaagtttaggaattgcttgaggaatgttgcgtagtcgttttaggaattagtgcgagtcgtctgcacacctgccttatggcgagcgtgtccagaataggctaatttcgcttttagagcaacgtattaggtgagatttcgaatccttggaaaatttaaagattctctttatttgtccttcgaccagcgtttcatttcggaaccctggactatacgcatgatagtattcacttttcggaagtccgacgacgctaatttctttgcttcgaaaccctagattcaagcgcGGGATGAAgtctttttctattcgggacttctaacgaagtttccgtccgtgctgccagatttttttcgacgtttccaatcgtTCTTccgaacaaagttttgtcgtctgaccatcacagcaaaaagtagtttttcgggacagattaacttaccccgcttttgggattttagatatcatttttcccaaatgtcagagatttgttttgagttctggagttctgtcgccagaatctctcttagaattcatcggtgaacgtgctgcaaaaatcggaatcgcgcaattttcattttcccgcgatttcacctgcctataaatagctaaaaattcaaaaatatctcattttctttccaaagaGGGCCGCGAGTTAGGGagaagagagggagaagaatttttcgccgaaacttgaccgatcttcgcgcagttcgttcctacttcaaggtaccgaggtaactagcttgattcttacctctgatcactgtttctactgcgtttctttagctgtttctgtgctcaaagttttgagttttttgtaaaactgtcattttttcctgatttctcggTTGGGTTAtcttctctacgtgcccaagagcctaaaaccttcgtcggtattcgccgattgtgatcgagttgtcaaggatctgaaaaactgattcaaaaccctttttgtcgcacatttcgaaactttactgtcgaaaagtcgtaatctggcttcgtgcctttaggattagttgtcacggatgtcgttaggatcactactgtcaaatttgttttccgaagtgataactttgaggttttgagcttttattttggaccaaaacgcccctgaacagccatattttgatccgatcgtccgaaaatttttccgacagtttctttgccctagttttaccctaaaactaccttgtaaacaaattagatcgaagaaaaagagccggagcctttTTTCCCTTATGGCCGGGAGCTATTTcaagggggggggagtttttcgttttcgaaaacttgtcttttcgtatccgattgttgtattctgaagctttaatgctttgtctatcgttaattggctgattgtgatcgagctaatcgattttttttggatttctgctttgttttctccgaggttcagttgaaggaactttgggttttgtaGAGCATTCGTGTGAAGGGAGTtttaaccacgagactggagcagctcgaggttagggcaacttactaataGCTATGACtacatgataggcgtcgatgaattcgacttatgctttactttgctgttgattatgttgCTGAACTGATGCTATGATGTTTTACATAactgatgatgttgagatgattgttggattgtgcgttttgatgcgacttcggagtggggaatcattgaactggtgatgtttgatatttcgggttggatgaacaaccctaggcaagttcaaacgtggggtttgagacttagccattcgttggtattcgttggaatacttagactttccccgggaaacttcttttggagggtttttggaaaaattagaatgattagaatttcgaaaactagagactttgggagacttagactttgagaaataaactcataacttaactaatccaattcgaaacgtttttactaaacgaataaatatagggaacctaaaggggaaaatgattgcgaaagacggggaaaagtcgacttttgttgtgggttttggagaattgctggacaccaaGGGGGGGaaggtgagccacggtgatgattgaaagtcaccgagtactgtAGTACTCTTGtcgtgggagttgtgttgtattgaccgacactaactctgggctttaactttgggttttgttgttggagtgtgttgtattgaccgacactaactccgagttatgttgtattgaccgacactaactcttgggtttttgagattgggttttgagctaaacacatgtgttgtgaggacgattcgatgtttggctaaccatattgcatcatgcatcatttggtgaagaacgggaatgcttcaccgatGCATATTCGAGGAGGAACGAgaatgcttcatcgatggtgaggaacgggaatgcttcaccaatgcatcattcgacaaagaacgggaatgctttgtcgaggatgaagaatgggaatgcttcatccatagtgaagaacgagaatgcttcactagtggcgaacgggaacgcgtcacaattatccggatcattttgattgcatttcacgcatacattcactctgactggaattgtgtgctgtttgatttattgaagcatcgttagagccaataacatgctaggattttttatatatatatcaatatatatatctataccccatatcacatgttgagtgtatatctacttatttccgtgagttgaccctggcgccttggctttgatttcatgtttgtgtttgggcggtcggcctgctgccagatgtcgatggcggactggtttccgatggtctctccctcgggggggatcaggtatgagttggtggactgtcatgcccccaccgcttgggtgatcgatgttgcgggtcaccgagcgacgtaccggggaagggtcatggaggaccggacggatgagcgaggacgcttgacgagaggagtgctacgacgtatggagctgagctttgacttgccgccctcagttcgttgtggaccaggtactggtcagggaccacctgcaccacctcctgcttcatcttctgatgacgaggacccagcggagattgagcctgttgttgctgcacctgttgcgccacctcctgctactgccattgatcctaccgacgtggcgtcgtcctctaggcttgtgcggccgaagacggagtctgttgtcccatctgcctcacgtctcttttctttctcttcaccgcacggctaccgtgtggaccccttggttagggtggtggaggaggatgttcttacaggagaggtggatgttgagaccggctcgactaggacggtgcgcatgacagttaggagggaggtcgtggacttggacactgagatgattacggtggattccgactctgactccgagagcagtggggacagCTACTCACCGAGCAGCGACGAGGatgaggaggagctatgagctgggagggtaggttaggctagcgcctttttttgtgtagagctctgattcgtcttattttgggacagggtaggttcccgatgtgtggctttttgtgtggttcttttgatgaggaatcacagagagtctgtcggagtatagggctcttttgttcaggccatttttgggtgccgactttctcttggatgactgtacttttgatactttaacttacagttctggttctgtatatatttgcctgcgggcacactactttggagtcactgcgagtgcgcgtgacgggagagtgcagctgaggctgtacatgtgtatatatatttgtatattggttagttagtgttgggttatgtcattatttttctatcgctttattaaaaggaatcaaacgaaaaaaaattacctgtttttccgcgtaaagtttatttttggttactaaagtgacacccggaaatcggggcgttacaggtGGCGCGGACAACATTTCTTTTAGGCGCTTAAAGGCTTCTTCGCATTCTGAATTCCACTCAAACGCCGCATTCTTCTTTAGGCACTTGAAGAATGGGGCTGACTTGTCGCCCGAATGAGGGAGAAACCTGGATAGGGTTTCGATTCGTCCTGTCTGGCGCTGCACTTCTTTTACACTACTGGGGATTTTCATTTCTTGGATTGCTTTACACTTATCTGGATTTTTCTCAATCCCTCTGgacgtaatcatgaagcctaaaaacttcCCGCCCTGTATACCGAAAGAACACTTCTCCGGATTGAGCCTCATATTATGCTTTCGGAGCATACCAAAATCTTCCGTCAAATCCTCATGATGGCTTGATCCTAAAACTGATTTCATGATCATATCATCGACATATACTTCCACGTTCCTCCCCACTTGGCCTTCAAATACCCCGTCCATCAACCGTTGATACGTCGCCCTCGCATTCTTCCGCCCAAAGGGCATAGTTTGATAACAGTAGTTTACCCTAGCGGTGATGAAGGCCGTTTTGTCTTCATCCGAcgggtgcatcttgatttggtgatatccTGAATAGGCATCCATCAGACTCAACAACTCATTtcctgaagctccatccactaGCTTGTCTATGCTCGGTAATGGGTAAGAATCTTTCGGACACGCCTTATTCAGGTCTGTGTAGTCGACACACATCCGCCATTTTccgttcgccttctttaccATTACTACATTCGCTAGCCAAGTAGGATACTTAATTTCTCGGATGAAATCTGCCGCCAGTAATTTGTTCACCTCTTGTTGGATTGCCTTAtccttttcatcgcccattCGCCGGCGTGTCTGAGTCACTAGTTTAATTCCAGGATTTAGTGCCAgcctgtggcaaatgaa from Lotus japonicus ecotype B-129 chromosome 2, LjGifu_v1.2 includes:
- the LOC130736305 gene encoding uncharacterized protein LOC130736305; protein product: MTKAQEQRFSKLLGENLDLFAWSHKDMPRIDPNFICHRLALNPGIKLVTQTRRRMGDEKDKAIQQEVNKLLAADFIREIKYPTWLANVVMVKKANGKWRMCVDYTDLNKACPKDSYPLPSIDKLVDGASGNELLSLMDAYSGYHQIKMHPSDEDKTAFITARVNYCYQTMPFGRKNARATYQRLMDGVFEGQVGRNVEVYVDDMIMKSVLGSSHHEDLTEDFGMLRKHNMRLNPEKCSFGIQGGKFLGFMITSRGIEKNPDKCKAIQEMKIPSSVKEVQRQTGRIETLSSSVILQEVNGEQKIIYFVSHTLQGAEIRYQKIEKAALTVLITARRLRPYFQSFQVKIRTDLALRQLLQKPDLSERLVAWSVELSEYGLQYDKRGKVGAQTLADFVVELTPEGGEKVSTQWILFVDGSSNDNGSGAGVTLQGPGELVLGQSLRFQFKASNNQEEYKALITGLKLATEVKESALMKYLERVRLLMGRLQEVIVEYVPRAQNQRADALASLASTRKLGNNRSVIQETLANPSIEGERQDPPKFTGGTDPDKADLWIQEIEKIFGVLQTAEGAKVGMATYLLLGDADARDEREAHFLTLRQGSMSVPEFASKLESLAKHFQFFTDHVDERYMCKRFVNGLRPDIEDSPGHLAVDCRAPKVEPTINAVKGKRSATRGRVYLMNGEGAEGLAGGERKNEGNLLNNPSDF